The following is a genomic window from Episyrphus balteatus chromosome 1, idEpiBalt1.1, whole genome shotgun sequence.
ACCTTTCGTAAATACATATCTGTTGTGCGGTCAACCTCTCCAAAGAGTTGATAATATGTGTGATCTTGGGGTCTTAATGTACTCTAAACTTAACTTTAACATGCACATCGACTACATTATTAATAAAGCTAAAAGCCGTCTTGGATTTGTGTGTCGGTTTGCAAGCGAATTCAAAGACCcttatatattaaaaacattATATTGTTCCTTTGTGCGATCGTGTCTTGAGTATTGTAGCTGTGTCTGGAGTCCGAGTTATCGTATTAATATTACCCGTTTAGAATCTGTTCAAAAGAGATTTGTACGCACTTCGTAACTTGCCATGGGATGATAACAGACATTTATCACCATACGTCCAGCGATTGAATTTGATCAATCTCCCATCACTTATTCATCGAAGGACTACATCaagtgttttatttgtttttaatattttaactgGTGAAACTGATTCAAATTATCTTTTGTCacaaatatgtataaaataaactcTTATTCACGTTCATTAAGAtcagtagattttatttatcaaagatTCAATAGAACGATCTATGGTTCACATGAGCCGTTGTATGCTGCTTGCACATTGtttaataagtattttaatttaattgattttaatgtgtcaaaaagttgtttaaaaactaaattgtatatatatttgcaATCTCAAAGCTAATAACACTgatcaacaaggtttttgccacaagaaccagaatatacttttctatatgcttttgatgtgctgagctcgaaaatgaagtcagaaaatatgtattggcctccgtttttgaaatattaccgttagaaaatgtagaaaaacgtcattttggctgttttcgaggttttgtTTTCATGTGGTgtaattcattttgaaaaaaaattctaacggtgtctataagaactggttttattcttccaaaaaatgtttaaatctttccgatatctcttttactgtccgagatattaaaaaattaagtaccggtctttgactcagaagcagctatggccaaccaaattaaattttttttgccacaagaaccaaaatatacttttctagaggtttttgggttgctgaactcgaatccgaaatcaaaaaaattctattggcctccgttccggaaatattaccgttataagatgcaacaaaatggttttcttataacggttatatttcaagaacggaagctaaaagaatttttatgattttagatTCCAGTTTAGCGattcaaaaacctctagaaaagtatattttggttcttgtggcaaaaattgtatgcccagggacttaaacttaagattaaatttagtttctctttggcttactaactgaaacttaagatatctcgagcaataaaagagatatcgggaaaatttaaacagtttttgaaagaagaatatctgttcttaaaaTCAtcggtacaaatttgtttataatgaattaccccacataaaatttgagactcgaaaacagccaaaatgactttttttagcattttataacggtaatatctcaaaaacggaggccaatcaaattttactgacttcagattcgagttcagcacatcaaaaacctctagaaaagtatatctttgttcttgtggcaaaaaaaagttcaattttgttgaccagtgtaattattgtaatttgtagcttaataaataaataaataaatttgaaattattgaatgcattattttttttttcaatttgcttaaaattcaattaaaaagaattatttcagtaccaaattaattctttcttgtttattcattcataaaagttaatctcaaaaaattttcttttgacagatcaacaaaatgtaacattagtcgttcctaaatcaaagttgaaattttctaacaaaatctaacaaaaacaaatacaacgatttttttgacacaacaactgttaactttatttaataaaagaacggaCCACTGCCATTGCCAATTGGCCATGAAGATTAAGatcaattgtttgttttattcttttgttgtgttgtggtgctttaataataataaaaaaatttgcttgtTCGTTTTAATACTTgagtatgtttatatttttgtatgtttattgcaatcagggaaaaaaaattggcttcgaagtttggcaaatttttttctaagcaagcCAAGCGAGAACGAAAGTCAAACGATAGGCAAATGACAGTCGTAAGcattaacgagtatcgttgaaataaaacgattatcgtaatacCTAATCGCATTTTAACAAgaacgaagtagtttcaacgataatcgttttacaaaatagggctCCTGAattataacactggtttacaagggttttgttgccgaaacaaaaatatacttttctgaaggttttctttgtgctgaactcgaatccgaagtcagaaacaactagtcagctcccgtttttgagatattaccattagaaaatgccaaaaaacggttttttgagttcttcggaccgtattcttttgtataaggaaaattctttaagcatatttagtaacggtttctataagaactgttttccatctttcgatacctgtgtaaatcttttcaatatcttttgtattgcccgagatatcttaaaatgaaataagtgggtttggcttcatatatcttAAAGGAGAACATGACGTtataacatttataaaaataccaaacaactgacgatatctcgggcagtaaaaaagatatcggaaagatttaaacagatttaaaaaggtggaaaacagttcttatagaaaccgttactaaatatgctcaaacaattttccttatataaaagaataaggtccgaagtactgcattttctaacggtaatatttcaaaaacgcgagctgattaattttttctgacttgggattcgagttcagcaccccgaaaacgttcagaaaagtatatttttgtttcggcaacaaaaaaaaagtttaattttgttaaccagtgtaatggATAACTCCACACGACAGGTTGCTTAGGTCAAGAGTTGTCGATGAATCGTGTCTATTAACGCAACGAATATCGCGCCTGATAAGTTTCATGCCTTTATAAGCCTTTAATCTTGTGTATAAAATGGCATTGTTGGCTTTTTACTACTATACCTAAAATTCACGACTGGGTCTCAACTACTTGCTCTTATCGGCCATTCCATTTTCAAGCTTATTATTTAGTTTATCTCGTTGatgaagcaatattttttttaaaacttggtgggtcttaagggctcatgataaagttaaagttctagaagtttcaagaaaaaggAATGTAAAATAAGCTAAATAATTaacagacaaagacggtaacggatAAGACTTGTACGCGCCTTCTCCGTTAACGCtttatctgtgaataatttggctaggtttaattagtttttcgtgaaacttcttgaatatcaactttatcatgagcccttaagacctaccaagtttcaagaaaaattattgcttctccaacgagataaactggaaacaaggtcaatatgtcttctccgttactttggaatggccgtTATTCAAAATACTCATTACCTAATCattgaaaatttaatcttttggttaaaattatcagaagaaacaaaaattttgaaattaaaaacaaaattcatttatatGTATCATGCGTTCAgtataataataacactggttaacaaagtttttgccacaagaaccaaaatatactttttctagtagtttttggggtgctgaatccgattttgaagtcagaaaaatttgattggcctccgtttttgaaaatgtcaaaaaacgtcattttggctgttttcgaggttatttttttcaaaaaatgtttaaatctttctgatatctcttttattacccgagatatttaaatagcggtctttgaatcagaaacaacactggccaataGGGTGTCCgtaccccctagatcgaaagtttagggcctaaataaggggaatttagcaaaaaaaaatgtttggaggtcattaacccgtgcctctagggtcatactttccccatacaaatttgtatgggaaattttaagctcatacataaatttgtttttctctcgagttaaatcatctttttttaaaatgtttgataattctggttgtaaaacagttcctttaaaagatcacattcaaaatttcccgttaaattttttttttatattttatttcggtttttgaatcGAAggttcaagaacggaggctaatagaatttttccgattgcggatttgagttcaccAACTCAAAAagcttcagaaaagtatatttttgttcttgtggcaaaaattctgtgaccagtgacttaaactttagattaagtttagtttctctttggcttattaactgaaacttaagatatctcgagcaataaaagagatatcgggaaaatttaaacagtttttgaaagaagaatatctgttcttataataactattacaaatttgtttataataaattacctcacataaaaacagaacctcgaaaacagccaaaatgacgttttttaacatttaataacggtaatatttcaaaaatgaaggccaatcaaatttttctcacttcagattcggattcagcaccccagaaaatactagaaaagtatattttggttcttgtggcaaaaaaaaagttaaattttgttgaccagtgtaatgtGGTCGAGTCCATTTGTGCATTATTCCGAACATTGAGAAGCTCTTTCTCAGGAACTAAAGtaactattgaaaaaaatgtttcacagCTCTATACCTCCagaatttctttctttcatttcatttaagatAAAACGAAACACTTAATTTTTTAcaccttaaaacatccaacatgtagagaagtggacttgaccGATATGTAAGTTTCTctaatgaattttattgaagttAATCATCAGCCGTGTTTTTGTGGCAACTGAGTAGGTACTTTTCTCAGTAAAATATTGcacggtaaacaacaacaattatttGCTAAAAACATAAAACAGAGCCATAAcgtggtggtagcaccttcaagatgttgttgttgttcaaagattataaaaaacatattttttttaaacttatcaaTTTTGTACCCTTCAACACAAAGAATTTCTTTATAATAAGTAAAAGTATATAATTGTTTCCTGTTGCTTTTACAGTACCCTGCCATATTTTTaagcccaagcgaaaaaaaaatacaatttttcatgtAGGtagctgaatttttaaagtttttgttgaaatatcttaaatttttttgtctcattttcTTACACTTATGTAGACACGGattgccttgaaaaaaagttggaaaCATACTGTGAATAGCTCTGCTCGTCTGGTCTTCTACGAAAGAAAATACTGTCCTAAATCTAAGAACATTACGTAATAACCAGACGATCAAAACTTGTATAATTATGCAAGATGGGGCCTTTggcataaagttaagaatgtcacgttattttttatcaaaatgtatgaattccttaacttttttaagacaatccgtatctacatgataagtgtaagtaaatgagacaaaaaaaatttaagatatttcgacaaaaactttaaaaattcagcaacatgaagtaaaaaattgtatttttttcgcttggcaAGCTACTGAAGTATAAACGTTTACTCAGCTAAGTACTgacctaccaaaaaaaaacagctatcAATACGTTAAATGCAGGCCACCTGACCTTATGTCCTGAATTTTTAGAGACTGATTagtcagatttttgttttgattaattgAAATTATAAGACATCCATTTACTGTTAATtcatatcacaacaaaaacattactgttaaaaaaagagccaagttctcctatgttgaaattatgctggcacaaaaagtactgagatgtaaaagtgtaccaagttctaaagtttgggttcaaattcgtatcaataaaattttgattgttctcttgacaatttttcttaattatcgatttttaaagttatttcaaaaattgccaagtaaacaatcaaaattttattgatacgaaacatctcagtactttttgtgccagcataatttcaacataggagaacttggctctttttttaacagtaatgtttttgttgtgatttcactactttttgcaaggtatggctgtagaatataaaatctctatatttgatgaaaattcagtgaaaatgggtggttgccacgccccctgcctgaaattctcaaactttaaattttttcctttgtgtaaactaccagctccaacattctaccaaatttcaagattctacgacaatcagaagtgctctataatatttgatgaaaattcagcgggaatgccggttgccacgccccctggctgaaattctcaaatttaaaatttgttcctttgtataaactaccagctctaccattctaccaaatttcaagattctacgacaatcagaagtgctctataataatttatgaaaactcagcggaaatgggcggttgccacgccccctggctgaaattctcaagttttaaattttttcctttgtatgaactaccagctctactattctaccaaatttcaagattctacgacaatcagaagtgctctataataatttatgaaaattcagcggaaatgggcggttgccacgccccctggctgaaattctcaaattttaaattttttcctttgtataaactaccagctctaccattctaccaagtttcaagattctacgactatcagaagtgctctataatatttggtgaaaattcagcggaaatgggcggatgccacgccccctgaattgaaaatctcaaattttcgattttgtcctttgtatacaccacaagtcctatcaccgtgtaaaatttcaagtttctacgacatCGGGAAgtactccataattttgatgatctgtcagtgagtcagtgaatcagtgagtcagttacggtttttgcgatttttgaagccctatatctcagaaactactcatcgtaggaggctgaaattttgtgaggtgtttggtttcgaccagctcaacatatgtagtgagtttgaaatttctagcatctttggtgtagaagttagaggggggtcgaaaatggcctgagttgtttcctgtaaataagggtgtagtgccaaagttgctagagaacttggctgggcactaccgtgccccttgataattcTCATTTAAATGTTCAATATTCTAAATTAATACTTCATATTTaatcactttaaaataatttatgtttgtaatcatatatttcatggatttaaaattatatcaaaaatcatataaaaggcAGAGCTTGATTCAAAACAAATCACTCTTGTTTGATATTTCGTTGAGCAAAGGTTGCCTAGCGCTAACGTTCTCAAAAAAGTATCACTCCAGGGGGAGTGGCTTTGATTGTAAGCCAACCTTGAatcgtttaatttatttttttattatttacgacgttttcttcaaagcgactaaatattttataaaaaatagttcAACGAAGTTTATGGTTACCAACTCACTTCATTTAACGTAATTTAAATTActcaatcattttattaataaaattgtttatatttatatttgaaaatacaacaaaacgtCTTTTCATTTATCTTTGTTggtgattcaattttttttgtttaatacctTTGTTCGTTTATCTGTTCAACGTTTACTACGGTCTTCGAACAGTATAGGCGCctcagaataaataaacaaagctgCGATTTCTAGACAGATAATTTGAGAACTGATACTACACAATAGTGTGTAGTCACACCCACAAACATTAAGGACGAAAACCTGGTCCTACAAAGtaacttatttcaaaaatacattgattgatacaaaattttgttggcacaaaTGGGGCCTAATGTTAAACAATGACTgagttataaaatatttttttttataataaccgCGCACTTAAGGGATTGGTCtacccttaatatggtgaacGCAGTAGgagcattaggaaaataggAAGGGATTCGAAAGGAGATGCCGACGAACTTTAGTTTTGAAGTTCGGAGTTTCGAAATGCGATGGGAAAACAGGCGGGTAACCGTTACACATTCGTGTAGCTCAGATGAAGAAAGAATCTTTGTATTTGACGGTTCGGCCGAAATTGATTCATTCAATTCATTTCTTGAATTGCGTAATACTCGCAATTTGAATTGCTTGAGGGGAAAAATGCAACTACCTATTTATTCTGAGAATTGCTTATAAAAATAGCTATAGAACAACGTGAGACATGAGACGTTACGACGAGAGACTTAATTATTTCAGTTATTGACCTTTCACTTATCATTTCCAATCCACaggaggtggtttgtaatgcacaTTCCAAGAACGGAAAGCTAGTCGGTTTCCTCAATGCAAGTACCACTAATGATAAGTGGCATAGGAGGAAGGTTCCGTTTTAATGAAAGTAAacagcattgtgtttttgaaGCATTGAATTCTATGCGATTTTTTATTTcccattggacaatgctatcaagatcagaatttaatgatagaccgagagcccacagcaaattttgggagtcgaggtataaccaaaatgtgagtatgcagtgtTATAGCCTTATGAATTTTTATAACGAAttaaaaagtctggcagctttaaattgCGGCATTATAAGGTTTTCAGGAggttaaatatcgcgagttttccaattaatgtgagtaagCTAAATTAACATAAATTCACATTCTGATATATAAGGACTGATGCGCTGTCATTTCCCCTAATCCTGTATACCTcaatcttatgtcgttttcgattggacgtccagaagcgtccggaatcatttggaagtcttctgaaaccgttttattgaatttaaaatgacagcaagaacgcttctcagaagagaaattctcttctcgatttaaaatcagaatcaaatcaagaagcactaatacctgaatatttgaaagtcaaaataatcactcaatcagtatttttttggtttttcattcaaaatgttattttttttctgtaataaaTGTATAAACGCAttatatacttacttaaaatattctGCAAACCAACTGTCCCATTAATTTGTTGAAATAcaccgtttttgaaaattaatttataatatttcgtttgaaaaaaaaaaattaatttatatttgacattcgaaattttacagaaaaactaacacaaacacaaaaaaaaacagaattaagtGGAAGTGattaaaactgttttattggatttcaaaatgagtgaatccttgagtgattccaatcgaaaacgagaTTAGCGATGCCACAAATAGAATcaaagatataagctttttaaactAACCATATCGGCTCTATTTTTGGAGAGttctgaattcaaaaaaaaaaaaaaaaaaaacaaacaaaaaattaaccagAAAAATCTCCAAAACAAAGCCCCTTAaacagcttatatcttgagttctattaatCGCATCGTcgagattgatgtcttcaggcttagggaaaatgacagagcatcagttagTGTATAAAGAATATGAAAAAGTGTGAATTTAACCTACTTATATGAATTGAaaaactcacatttttcaaagcATTGAAAACAATACAAAGCCGCGATTttaagctgccagacttttgaattcgttataagaacgcataaggctatacaACTGCATACTCAAATTTTGGTTATATCtcaactcccaaaatttgctgtgggctcttagactatgaGCTTTACATATTTAGCAAATTTCTACAAACGAGTGCGTATGTAGGTACATGCAAAATCGTGGAGCCCAATTACCCTAGATCCTATACATAGGTACTTTATGATTCAAAAGACTAAAAATTCGAATCTTGCGTTAATTTTGGGACAccctttaaatttaaagaaatgacACACACacgtttaaaaatcaaaatctactCTAATTAATGTTCCATCACTCCATACGAAAGGGTAAATCCGTAGTATACTTCTGAAAGGAGTGAAGAAAAACGGCTTAAATATCAGTTTGCATTTTCTACATTTAAAAGGTTCTTGgtccttctttttattttagtacCTATATGAATTCGGATGGCACACAAAAGGACTAATTGGAATAACAGAACCCCGAAGGGTTTCTGCAGTTACTCTCGCAGATCGAGTGGCTGCCGAACGTGGCGAAATGGTTGGTGATAGTATTGGCCTTGCTATTCGATTTGTAGATAAGCAATCAAAATCAACAGCagtgaaggtaaaaaaattgaacaaaattacgTTGATCTTCTCTTATATCACTCTCTCCTCTTTCAGTTCATGACCGAAGGAGTACTTCTGCGTGAAATGCTTGCAGATCCTCTGCTCACACAATATGCCGTGATTATAATTGATGAGGCCCATGAACGTAACACTTTAACAGACACAGCTTTgggcttattaaaaaaaattatgaaaaaacgtgaatcccttaaaataattatttcatcTGCAACAATAGACGCAGagttttttaaggaatttttcaatatcaagacaaaaaaatcaacaaaggATACTAGTGTTATTCTGTCTGTAGAAGGTCGCATGCACCCagtgaaaactttttatttacaaGAACCTTGTTCGGATTATGTTAAGGAAACAGTTAATACAATTtggaaaattcacaaaaaagaacCAGCGGGAGATGTACTTGCGTTCTTGACAGGACAAGAAGAGGTCCTTCAAGCTATCGACTTACTAAATGAGTTCAAAAATGCTGAAAATTTAGAAAACATACAAATCCTTCCAATGTATGGTACGCTTCCGAATAATGATCAATTGAAGGTGTTTTTCAATCCACCTAAGTTCACTCGAAAAGTCGTTATTGCGACCAATATCGCTGAAACATCAATAACGATTCCTGGTATAGTCTATGGTATATTTAACTCTTATTATTATTCCTAaataatctttaaaattaaattaaatttaaattttattttagtgaTTGACTGCGGTTTCGTTAAATTAAAATGGTTCAATTCTGAGAGTTATACAGATAGTTTAGTGGTGGTACCGGTGAGCAAAGCAGCGGCCCAGCAACGAGCTGGTCGTGCGGGTCGTGTTCGAGCTGGAAAAGTATATCGGCTTTACACCGAAGAAGATTACAAGAACTTACCCGAACAAACACCTCCCGAGATGCGTCGAACCGATCTTTCTTCAACTGTACTACATCTTAAAGCCCTGGGAATTGATAATGTTTTACGATTTCATTTTCCTTCACCGCCACCGGCAAAAAATTTACTAGCTGCACTAGAAACTCTGTATGCTCTAGGTAAGTAATAATAGGACAAGTTAAATAGTTGCACCTTTTTGGACGCAAACTGTTATCTCATACGTTACCAAGGTTTTGTTCACAGCGAATTCgttaaatgcaaaatttcagAGTATATCGGTACTTAGCTAGGATTAGGCGGTCAATTTAAATAGCGTTGACTCTCTGAAGCGATGCATAGGCAACACACTTGTGTGACACCGGTGTGGCATTTTGCCATACATGCCACAACAAATTGTACACACAAGAGAtctcaaaaagaaaataattagtCGTCACGAACTTTATATATAGAAtctatagtactctcatgacgACCAATTGGCGCCCCCAAAATAGCAATATAACGAAGGAGAAAATCACAGAAGGTGTATTTAATAGATTTCCTGGGAACCCACGCTATTCGGCCTTCATAAGATAATATTGATATGATATTCATGATATAAGccgtgttttttattttccccgtgatccagatcaggttattttatttatttgcgtTACAAAAAAAGCAGAGGAGTCATTACAtaacataataataaaatcgTTGACCGCAAAAACGATAGTCGAAAACGTGATCTACTTTGATTTGCTCTCCGTAACTCAATCGCTATCGTCttgtttttcattataaaattgcatactttagGGTGCTTATTGAAGTACTGAATGAGTTGGGTTGAGC
Proteins encoded in this region:
- the LOC129907390 gene encoding probable ATP-dependent RNA helicase DHX35 isoform X1, which produces MVSLQQRPKFLKPDDDYFASEKDAQATDDQVTTFVFGANFSLSIDAQRERLPIRKYRDHILFCLENYQALILVGETGSGKSTQLPQYLYEFGWHTKGLIGITEPRRVSAVTLADRVAAERGEMVGDSIGLAIRFVDKQSKSTAVKFMTEGVLLREMLADPLLTQYAVIIIDEAHERNTLTDTALGLLKKIMKKRESLKIIISSATIDAEFFKEFFNIKTKKSTKDTSVILSVEGRMHPVKTFYLQEPCSDYVKETVNTIWKIHKKEPAGDVLAFLTGQEEVLQAIDLLNEFKNAENLENIQILPMYGTLPNNDQLKVFFNPPKFTRKVVIATNIAETSITIPGIVYVIDCGFVKLKWFNSESYTDSLVVVPVSKAAAQQRAGRAGRVRAGKVYRLYTEEDYKNLPEQTPPEMRRTDLSSTVLHLKALGIDNVLRFHFPSPPPAKNLLAALETLYALDALDENGDLTKPIGYLLAEMPLPAMTAKMLYVAGQLRCSEEILTIIAMLQVQSVFSKPATGQGQIKQRIAKRNFEAAEGDLITLLNVYTAFVDNGRTKEFCGRYYLIYRSLKRAHELRTQLESLIQSKLGIPMFSCKGDVELICKCITAGFFPNAAYLHHSGVYKTIRGNTELNIHPLSTIYTLKPPTFVVYCELMQTTKLFMKELTVIRSEWLTELAPHYYHKTTVKD
- the LOC129907390 gene encoding probable ATP-dependent RNA helicase DHX35 isoform X2, with product MVGDSIGLAIRFVDKQSKSTAVKFMTEGVLLREMLADPLLTQYAVIIIDEAHERNTLTDTALGLLKKIMKKRESLKIIISSATIDAEFFKEFFNIKTKKSTKDTSVILSVEGRMHPVKTFYLQEPCSDYVKETVNTIWKIHKKEPAGDVLAFLTGQEEVLQAIDLLNEFKNAENLENIQILPMYGTLPNNDQLKVFFNPPKFTRKVVIATNIAETSITIPGIVYVIDCGFVKLKWFNSESYTDSLVVVPVSKAAAQQRAGRAGRVRAGKVYRLYTEEDYKNLPEQTPPEMRRTDLSSTVLHLKALGIDNVLRFHFPSPPPAKNLLAALETLYALDALDENGDLTKPIGYLLAEMPLPAMTAKMLYVAGQLRCSEEILTIIAMLQVQSVFSKPATGQGQIKQRIAKRNFEAAEGDLITLLNVYTAFVDNGRTKEFCGRYYLIYRSLKRAHELRTQLESLIQSKLGIPMFSCKGDVELICKCITAGFFPNAAYLHHSGVYKTIRGNTELNIHPLSTIYTLKPPTFVVYCELMQTTKLFMKELTVIRSEWLTELAPHYYHKTTVKD